A genomic segment from Paenibacillus sp. FSL K6-1096 encodes:
- a CDS encoding polysaccharide deacetylase family protein, whose translation MSLLHEDAGWADERLVGLFNQYGIKGNFHLNSGLLGEGDRIRADEVAGLYHGHEVSVHTRSHPTLARCPQELAVEEIMEDRRVLEGLVRQPVRGMSYPNGSYTQEIKALLPHLGIEYARTVQSAGGFALPEDWLEWQATCHHNRELLAHGEAFVGLHKRQYLYLMVVWGHSYEFDNDNNWDLMECFCAMAGGRGDIWYATNLELVHYMKACRGLLFSAARDFVYNPGAAAVWLEVDGTVVEVPGGQTVDLG comes from the coding sequence TTGTCTTTGCTCCATGAGGATGCTGGCTGGGCGGATGAACGGCTGGTCGGCCTGTTCAATCAATATGGAATCAAGGGCAACTTCCATCTGAATTCCGGGCTGCTTGGCGAAGGGGACCGCATCAGGGCGGATGAGGTTGCAGGACTCTACCACGGACATGAGGTCAGCGTGCATACGCGGAGTCATCCGACGCTGGCGCGCTGCCCGCAGGAGCTGGCCGTGGAGGAGATTATGGAGGACCGCAGGGTGCTGGAAGGGCTGGTCCGCCAGCCTGTGCGCGGGATGTCTTACCCTAACGGCTCCTATACGCAGGAGATCAAGGCGCTGCTGCCGCATCTGGGCATTGAATATGCCCGCACAGTGCAGTCTGCCGGCGGGTTCGCTCTCCCGGAGGACTGGCTGGAATGGCAGGCGACCTGTCATCATAACCGGGAGCTGCTGGCTCACGGGGAGGCTTTTGTGGGGCTTCATAAGCGGCAGTATCTGTACCTGATGGTTGTATGGGGACATAGCTACGAGTTCGACAATGACAACAACTGGGACCTGATGGAGTGCTTCTGCGCCATGGCGGGCGGACGCGGCGACATCTGGTATGCGACCAATCTGGAGCTGGTGCATTACATGAAGGCCTGCCGGGGGCTGCTGTTCTCGGCGGCAAGGGACTTTGTCTATAATCCGGGAGCGGCTGCTGTCTGGCTGGAGGTTGACGGTACGGTAGTCGAGGTGCCCGGGGGACAGACTGTCGATCTGGGCTGA
- a CDS encoding FG-GAP-like repeat-containing protein → MLLGDLDGDGRAELLLVQPDNRQDVRYIPHQVQCLTAYNLDGRLLWQTGKPDPGAGSQGSDYPAQIADIDGDGALEVLCVMEDQLHILEGATGKVKAVHPLPAKEAHDCIIIANLSGGDYPSDIILKDRYHQLWALDRDLRLLWTRQGNVGHYPWVYDLDGDGRDEVMAGYDLLSAEGKLLWSCKDLEDHADCLWVGDVNGDGLPELVIGGSVTVMYDRNGRELWRYEGSVESQHLALGRFRPDLPGLQIAGLDRLVREDDGKGLRGKDAMFLLDQSGRELWKEERTTDGWLTIVEAVSRFSPEAPDYILAYRRGESVLPALYDGHMNIVAEFAEQGYAVHGDLLGSGTEQVIVYTDELAAVYAGEPLPLQAVRPGQPLPQPKRLYSSTLYPGGEVVL, encoded by the coding sequence ATGCTGCTCGGCGATCTGGACGGTGACGGCCGGGCTGAGCTGCTGCTGGTGCAGCCGGATAACCGCCAGGATGTCCGTTATATTCCGCATCAGGTGCAATGCCTGACGGCCTATAATCTGGACGGCCGTCTGCTGTGGCAGACGGGGAAGCCGGACCCGGGTGCGGGCAGCCAAGGCTCGGATTATCCGGCGCAGATTGCCGATATCGATGGGGACGGGGCGCTGGAGGTGCTGTGTGTGATGGAGGATCAGCTGCATATTCTGGAGGGGGCGACGGGCAAAGTCAAAGCGGTTCATCCGCTGCCGGCGAAGGAGGCTCATGACTGCATCATTATTGCCAACCTGTCAGGCGGGGACTATCCTTCCGACATCATTCTCAAAGACCGCTACCATCAGCTGTGGGCGCTGGACCGGGACCTCCGGCTGCTCTGGACCCGTCAGGGCAATGTAGGGCATTATCCCTGGGTGTACGATCTGGACGGTGACGGGCGCGACGAGGTGATGGCCGGATATGATCTGCTGAGCGCGGAGGGCAAGCTGCTATGGAGCTGCAAGGATCTGGAGGATCACGCGGATTGCCTGTGGGTGGGCGATGTCAACGGAGACGGACTGCCGGAGCTGGTCATCGGCGGCAGTGTGACGGTGATGTACGACCGCAACGGGCGTGAGCTGTGGCGGTACGAAGGCTCTGTCGAGTCGCAGCATCTGGCACTCGGGCGGTTCCGCCCCGACCTGCCTGGCCTGCAGATTGCGGGCCTTGACCGTCTGGTCCGCGAGGATGACGGCAAGGGTCTGCGGGGCAAGGACGCCATGTTCCTGCTGGACCAATCCGGCCGGGAGCTATGGAAGGAAGAGCGTACCACCGACGGCTGGCTGACCATTGTCGAAGCCGTCAGCCGGTTCTCGCCGGAGGCACCGGACTATATTCTGGCCTACCGCCGGGGAGAGTCTGTGCTTCCTGCCCTCTATGACGGCCATATGAATATCGTAGCCGAATTCGCCGAGCAGGGCTACGCCGTGCACGGGGATCTGCTGGGCAGCGGAACGGAGCAGGTCATTGTATACACAGATGAACTTGCCGCCGTCTACGCCGGTGAACCGCTCCCGCTGCAAGCCGTCCGCCCCGGACAGCCGCTGCCCCAGCCTAAACGGCTGTACAGCTCCACCCTGTACCCTGGCGGTGAGGTGGTGTTGTGA
- a CDS encoding glycoside hydrolase family 88 protein, producing the protein MGGGEVPSYFHPRLSIVRTAGDHTEAILAIIANRYIGANPPQPPVYRVHLEDSFPRLADCRYEMNLKQRLPDLQDGEFVYAWGKLWSDADSEIPLALSCFGPVTVYVGGVAVFASNLNDDVFPDRKAFFRTGLKAGWNHFLLECTAVGTGCGGIFGTGSVKGAPLHFLAPTAERSGCEGWIYSEPQQRRWAVLPEAGEAAEAREGGEAAEAAEAALAARCTWYPAAGWPDTQAQSGNLARTLGAAVPGAAALAWSRLAVSAPGGADVRLILRSREVAALKVYVDGRLAAIQPEESAECVLPLSFGSHELLVEAVCGGPGWGFRLEAAGAALVSPYPVEGQTGPWLYLGPFLQSAAPLPMDAASMDIPFGEGAEECFWRVDRPGGAVRPYLESTLYGRWNYPLGVTLYGLLRTGQALGEIHYSAYARGHIEQCTRLHAYALWDCSRYGAPGINQQLALMDSLDDCGSFGAAMLAAHAGQPLQGAPEAAAYIARYIHETQSRDAEGALYRTRGTTDFMQGTMWCDDLYMSTPFLSRYYLLTGDTAYLDDAISQFRYYRNRLFQPELGIMHHVYDYKFGKPNGVAWGRGNGWVLFSLTELLEVLPEQHPQREELLDYYRLLCEGYLRLQDAAGLWHQVLTDPESYAEASCSSMFVYALARGVRRGWLPEPYPYADAALRGWTALAEYCIDHQGNVYGVCRGSGYSFNPLYYKEQLTWQLNDTHGIGIVLLAGIEALELRRELEAGSERK; encoded by the coding sequence ATGGGGGGCGGTGAAGTTCCCTCCTACTTTCATCCGCGTCTTTCTATCGTCCGTACAGCCGGAGACCATACGGAAGCAATACTTGCCATCATTGCGAACCGCTATATTGGTGCGAATCCGCCGCAGCCTCCGGTCTACCGTGTGCATCTGGAGGATAGCTTCCCGCGTCTGGCGGATTGCCGGTACGAGATGAACCTGAAGCAGCGGCTGCCCGATTTGCAGGACGGGGAATTTGTCTATGCCTGGGGGAAGCTGTGGAGCGATGCAGACAGCGAAATCCCGCTCGCGCTCAGCTGCTTCGGCCCGGTGACGGTCTATGTGGGCGGCGTTGCCGTGTTCGCGTCCAATCTGAACGATGATGTGTTCCCGGACCGCAAGGCGTTCTTTCGTACCGGGCTGAAGGCAGGCTGGAATCACTTCCTGCTGGAATGCACCGCCGTAGGCACCGGCTGCGGCGGGATCTTCGGCACCGGGAGTGTGAAGGGTGCGCCGCTGCATTTCCTGGCCCCGACTGCGGAGCGGAGCGGCTGTGAGGGCTGGATCTACAGCGAACCGCAGCAGCGCAGGTGGGCGGTGCTGCCGGAGGCTGGGGAGGCCGCCGAAGCCAGGGAGGGCGGTGAAGCCGCAGAGGCCGCCGAAGCTGCGCTGGCGGCCCGCTGTACCTGGTATCCGGCGGCCGGATGGCCGGATACCCAGGCGCAGAGCGGGAACCTCGCGCGCACACTCGGCGCGGCGGTGCCCGGCGCGGCGGCGTTGGCCTGGAGCCGGCTGGCGGTGAGTGCGCCGGGCGGAGCTGACGTCCGGCTGATTCTCCGCAGCCGGGAGGTAGCGGCACTCAAGGTCTATGTGGATGGCAGGCTTGCCGCCATCCAGCCCGAAGAGAGTGCCGAGTGTGTGCTGCCGCTGAGCTTCGGCAGCCATGAGCTGCTGGTCGAGGCCGTGTGCGGCGGCCCCGGCTGGGGCTTCCGCCTGGAAGCGGCGGGGGCAGCTCTGGTGAGTCCCTATCCGGTGGAAGGGCAGACCGGACCGTGGCTATACCTGGGCCCGTTCCTGCAATCGGCGGCACCACTGCCTATGGATGCAGCTTCTATGGATATTCCCTTTGGGGAAGGGGCGGAGGAATGCTTTTGGCGGGTGGACCGCCCTGGCGGCGCAGTCAGGCCATATCTGGAGAGTACACTGTACGGACGCTGGAACTATCCGCTGGGTGTGACCCTCTATGGCCTGCTGCGTACCGGTCAGGCTCTGGGCGAGATCCACTATTCCGCTTATGCCAGGGGACATATTGAACAGTGTACCCGGCTTCATGCGTATGCGCTCTGGGACTGCAGCCGCTACGGTGCTCCGGGGATTAACCAGCAGCTGGCGCTTATGGATTCACTGGATGACTGCGGCTCCTTCGGTGCGGCGATGCTGGCCGCTCATGCCGGACAGCCATTGCAAGGAGCGCCCGAAGCAGCGGCGTACATCGCCCGGTATATTCATGAGACGCAGTCCCGCGATGCGGAGGGGGCGCTCTACCGTACACGGGGCACCACCGACTTCATGCAGGGCACGATGTGGTGCGATGATCTCTATATGAGCACTCCGTTCCTGAGCCGGTATTATCTGCTGACGGGAGATACCGCTTATCTGGATGATGCAATATCTCAATTCCGGTATTACCGTAACCGCCTGTTCCAGCCGGAGCTTGGCATTATGCATCATGTGTATGACTACAAATTCGGTAAACCTAATGGTGTAGCCTGGGGCCGAGGCAACGGCTGGGTACTGTTCTCGCTGACTGAGCTGCTGGAGGTACTGCCGGAGCAGCATCCGCAGCGGGAAGAGCTGCTGGATTATTACCGGCTGCTGTGCGAAGGATATCTACGGCTGCAGGACGCCGCAGGCTTATGGCATCAGGTTCTGACTGATCCTGAATCCTATGCGGAGGCATCCTGCTCGTCGATGTTTGTGTATGCTTTGGCCCGCGGCGTGCGCAGAGGTTGGCTGCCGGAGCCTTATCCATATGCCGATGCAGCACTGCGCGGCTGGACGGCGCTGGCCGAGTACTGCATCGACCATCAGGGGAACGTCTATGGCGTCTGCCGGGGATCGGGCTATTCGTTCAATCCGCTATATTACAAGGAACAGCTCACCTGGCAGCTCAACGATACCCACGGAATCGGCATTGTGCTGCTGGCCGGTATTGAAGCGCTTGAGCTTAGGCGGGAGCTGGAGGCGGGCAGTGAGCGGAAATGA
- a CDS encoding MATE family efflux transporter yields the protein MQLQAPQPARKWLEKYLSGQSMDYRQIIALFIPILIDQAFIIGLNLVNTAMISSSGMAAVSAVNMVDSLNIFLVNVFVAIATGGTVVVAQYKGSGNDRMVSQATAGSVTSVSLMAVGIGLLLMAFHTPILNLLFGTASADVLDNARIYMIGSSISYLGIAVVQAVCGALRGVGRTRASLMLSLMMNLLYVLLNVVFINLLNMGVLGMTLAVNIARYSGLIFALVYLFKMDTVLRVRVKDLFHVPIEMLRKIMFIGLPFAAEQMFFNGGKLLTQIFIVSMGTYAIATNAIAGSLAMVFQIPASAMSLTIVTVVGQCIGRGDVADARKFIKSFLWLGSASYVLIALILMPMFYPLVSIFSPPKEIIGDLFVVLLVNAIAQIPLWAFSFILPSALRAAGDSRFTSIASMLTMWLFRVVFGYILGIVLGYGVLGVWLAMNCEWAVRGAVFLWRFRGTKWYAHKLI from the coding sequence ATGCAGCTTCAAGCGCCTCAACCGGCCAGGAAATGGCTGGAGAAATATCTGTCCGGGCAAAGTATGGATTATCGGCAAATTATCGCTTTGTTTATCCCGATTCTGATTGACCAGGCCTTCATTATCGGGCTGAATCTGGTCAACACCGCCATGATCAGCTCGTCCGGGATGGCGGCGGTCAGTGCGGTGAATATGGTGGATTCACTGAATATTTTCCTCGTTAATGTGTTCGTGGCGATTGCGACCGGGGGGACGGTGGTGGTAGCGCAGTATAAGGGCAGCGGCAACGACCGGATGGTCTCCCAGGCCACGGCCGGCTCCGTTACCTCAGTGTCGCTGATGGCAGTGGGCATCGGGCTGCTGCTCATGGCCTTCCATACGCCAATTCTGAATCTGCTGTTCGGGACGGCCTCCGCCGATGTGCTGGATAATGCCCGGATCTATATGATCGGCAGCAGTATCTCCTATCTGGGGATTGCCGTAGTCCAGGCTGTCTGCGGTGCACTGCGCGGTGTGGGCCGGACGCGGGCCTCGCTGATGCTGTCGCTGATGATGAACCTGCTGTATGTCCTCTTGAATGTGGTCTTCATTAATCTGCTGAACATGGGCGTGCTGGGCATGACGCTTGCAGTCAATATCGCCCGGTACTCGGGATTGATCTTCGCCCTGGTGTACCTGTTCAAGATGGATACCGTGCTGCGCGTGCGCGTCAAGGACCTGTTCCATGTGCCGATCGAGATGCTGCGCAAAATTATGTTCATCGGCCTGCCGTTCGCGGCGGAGCAGATGTTCTTCAACGGGGGCAAGCTGCTGACCCAGATCTTCATTGTCAGCATGGGAACCTATGCGATTGCCACTAATGCGATTGCCGGGTCTCTGGCGATGGTCTTCCAGATTCCGGCCAGTGCCATGTCGCTGACCATTGTCACCGTAGTCGGCCAGTGTATCGGACGCGGGGATGTGGCCGATGCCCGGAAGTTCATCAAGTCGTTCCTCTGGCTCGGGTCCGCCTCCTATGTCCTGATCGCCCTGATCCTGATGCCGATGTTCTATCCGCTGGTGTCGATTTTCTCGCCGCCTAAGGAGATTATCGGTGATCTGTTCGTGGTGCTGCTGGTGAATGCGATTGCCCAGATTCCGCTGTGGGCGTTCAGCTTCATTCTGCCGTCCGCGCTGCGGGCAGCGGGAGATTCCCGCTTCACCTCAATCGCCTCCATGCTGACGATGTGGCTGTTCCGGGTTGTCTTCGGCTATATTCTCGGGATTGTGCTGGGCTACGGCGTGCTCGGCGTATGGCTGGCGATGAACTGTGAATGGGCGGTCCGCGGAGCGGTATTCCTCTGGCGCTTCCGGGGCACGAAGTGGTATGCACACAAGCTGATATAG
- a CDS encoding endo-1,4-beta-xylanase has protein sequence MKRIIKQVSLVLLAAILLLPAGGYLPAAGAAEAKTTVYHETFANGAGKAVQSGGAKLEAVTGVVFDGNSDGAALHVSNRKDSWDAADFNLADMGMKKGSTYTVTAVVYVDGSVAVPEGAQAVMLTLDGYGNYAGSDYHAGQAVTLTRTFTVDAEQKLRIQSDDKGATVPFYIGDLLITTEDTTGGGEEPVREPALPFSTVTFEDGTEGGFTGRAGTEKLTVTNEANHTADGSYSLKVEGRTTSWHGPSLRVEKYVDKGSEYKVSAWVKLIEPSSAQLQLSTQVGTDSSASYVALSPKTISTADGWVLFEGTYRYNSVGGEYLTIYVESSNNATASFYIDDISFEHTGSEPVDIQRDLLPIKTVYQNDFLIGNALSAEDLEGVRLDLLKLHHNAATAGNAMKPDALQPTKGNFTFTAADAMVDKVRAEGMKMHGHVLVWHQQSPAWMNTTTDTAGNSVPLGRDEALANLRSHIRGVMKHFGDRVISWDVVNEAMNDNPSNPDNWQAALRKAPWYEAIGPDYLEQAFLAAREVLDEHPEWDIKLYYNDYNDDNQNKAQAIYSMVKELNDKYALTHPGKMLIDGIGMQAHYNINTNPDNVKLSLEKFISLGVEVSITELDITAGSGNQQTEKERIAQGYLYAKLMDLYKAHADHIARVTFWGMDDRTSWRAESSPLLFDRDLQAKPAYYAVIDPVKFMAEHKPDTAEANVSEAVYGTPVLDGTADELWASAPEMSVNRYQMAWQGASGKARALWDDQNLYVLIQVNDAQLDKSNANAWEQDSVEIFVDENFGRTTFYEEDDGQYRVNYDNEASFSPAAIGAGFESVTKVNGTNYTIEMKIPFKKITPAGGAKIGFDAQINDAKSGARQSVAAWNDTTGNGYQDTSVFGVLTLKGKGGDEPSTEPTPTPTPEPTPVPTPTPDSGGTSYSSSTPAPKPAQIESKEGVVTLRPEVKTEGTAAKATVTGEQLQQALKQAAPAADGRKQIVVELPKQTGVASYEVQLPLQALKSQEKYLLVLRNGLATLSIPGEQFAGITATAEYVSIRAGAAEGLNAAALQQTGSRPVVELSLLAGGQKLSLTGTGKLTVAIPYQPSAEELENQESLLVRSLSGSGALSAVVNSRYDTAQEALVFQTSEFGTFAAAYAPLTSTDLGSLSWAKQAAAAMAARGILPAGDSFMPGAEVNRADFTASLVKVLELKAAAEAGAGFSDVLGSAAYSTELAAAKQLGIVTGYADNTFKPAAPISRQEMMVLAARALKAAGIEAQGNVSAEGYSDAGQVSAYARDSVSALLKYGVVNGKNGKLAPGDTLSRAEAAAILYRIWKL, from the coding sequence ATGAAGAGAATAATCAAGCAAGTCTCTCTGGTGCTGCTGGCGGCTATTCTGCTGCTTCCGGCAGGCGGGTATCTTCCGGCGGCCGGGGCAGCGGAGGCAAAGACCACGGTATATCACGAGACCTTCGCGAACGGCGCAGGCAAGGCCGTCCAGTCGGGCGGCGCCAAGCTGGAGGCGGTTACGGGCGTTGTTTTTGACGGAAATAGCGACGGGGCAGCACTGCACGTAAGCAACCGGAAGGATAGCTGGGATGCGGCAGATTTCAACCTCGCGGATATGGGGATGAAGAAGGGCAGCACCTATACCGTGACAGCGGTGGTCTATGTGGATGGCAGCGTAGCTGTGCCGGAAGGCGCCCAGGCAGTGATGCTGACACTGGACGGTTACGGCAATTACGCCGGTAGCGATTATCATGCGGGTCAAGCCGTGACCTTGACCAGGACCTTCACGGTGGACGCAGAGCAGAAGCTGCGCATCCAGTCAGATGATAAGGGTGCCACAGTACCCTTTTACATTGGCGACCTGCTGATTACGACAGAGGATACGACAGGAGGCGGGGAAGAGCCCGTGCGTGAACCGGCTTTGCCGTTCAGCACGGTAACCTTTGAAGACGGGACGGAAGGCGGCTTCACAGGGAGAGCCGGAACGGAGAAGCTGACCGTAACCAATGAAGCCAATCATACGGCGGACGGGTCCTATTCCCTGAAGGTGGAGGGCAGAACCACTAGCTGGCACGGTCCTTCCTTGCGTGTAGAGAAATATGTGGACAAGGGCAGCGAATATAAAGTCTCGGCCTGGGTGAAGCTGATTGAGCCGTCCAGTGCGCAGCTCCAGCTCTCGACACAGGTAGGCACGGACAGCAGTGCAAGCTATGTGGCGCTGTCCCCCAAGACGATCAGCACTGCTGACGGCTGGGTGCTATTCGAGGGCACCTACCGCTATAACAGCGTGGGCGGCGAATATCTGACTATTTATGTGGAGAGCTCCAATAATGCAACCGCTTCCTTTTATATCGATGATATCAGCTTTGAGCATACAGGCAGCGAACCGGTGGATATCCAGCGCGACCTGCTGCCGATCAAAACAGTCTACCAGAATGACTTCCTGATCGGCAACGCGCTCTCTGCGGAGGATCTGGAAGGCGTGCGGCTGGATCTGCTGAAGCTGCATCACAATGCTGCGACCGCAGGCAATGCCATGAAGCCGGATGCGCTGCAGCCGACCAAGGGCAACTTCACCTTCACTGCGGCAGACGCGATGGTGGACAAGGTGCGGGCTGAAGGGATGAAGATGCACGGGCATGTGCTGGTATGGCATCAGCAGTCACCTGCCTGGATGAACACAACCACGGATACGGCAGGCAACAGCGTTCCGCTGGGGCGTGACGAAGCGCTGGCTAACCTCCGCAGCCACATCCGGGGGGTCATGAAGCATTTCGGGGACCGGGTCATCTCCTGGGATGTTGTCAACGAGGCGATGAATGATAATCCGTCCAATCCGGACAACTGGCAAGCGGCGCTGCGCAAGGCTCCGTGGTATGAGGCGATCGGCCCGGACTATCTGGAGCAGGCCTTCCTGGCAGCCAGAGAGGTGCTGGATGAGCATCCCGAGTGGGATATCAAGCTGTATTACAATGATTACAATGATGATAACCAGAACAAGGCCCAGGCCATCTACAGCATGGTCAAGGAGCTGAATGACAAATATGCGCTGACCCATCCCGGGAAAATGCTGATAGACGGCATAGGAATGCAGGCGCATTACAATATCAATACGAACCCTGATAATGTGAAGCTGTCGCTGGAGAAGTTCATCTCGCTTGGTGTAGAAGTCAGCATTACCGAGCTGGATATTACGGCCGGCAGCGGAAATCAGCAGACGGAGAAGGAACGGATTGCCCAGGGTTATCTGTATGCGAAGCTGATGGATCTCTACAAGGCCCATGCCGACCATATCGCGCGGGTGACCTTCTGGGGCATGGATGACCGCACAAGCTGGAGAGCGGAGTCAAGCCCGCTGCTGTTCGACAGGGATCTGCAGGCGAAGCCGGCTTATTATGCGGTCATTGATCCGGTAAAATTCATGGCCGAGCATAAGCCGGATACGGCAGAGGCCAACGTGTCGGAGGCGGTCTACGGCACACCTGTGCTGGACGGGACAGCGGATGAACTCTGGGCCTCAGCGCCGGAGATGTCCGTGAACCGTTATCAGATGGCCTGGCAGGGCGCCAGCGGAAAGGCACGTGCCCTGTGGGATGACCAGAATCTGTATGTGCTGATCCAGGTGAATGACGCCCAATTGGACAAGAGTAACGCCAATGCCTGGGAGCAGGACTCTGTTGAGATTTTCGTGGATGAGAATTTCGGCCGGACAACCTTCTATGAGGAGGATGACGGACAATACCGGGTCAATTATGACAATGAAGCCTCCTTCAGTCCGGCAGCCATCGGTGCAGGCTTCGAGTCGGTCACCAAGGTTAACGGAACCAACTATACGATCGAAATGAAGATTCCGTTCAAAAAGATTACCCCGGCCGGCGGCGCCAAGATCGGCTTCGACGCACAGATCAACGACGCCAAGAGCGGTGCCCGGCAAAGCGTGGCCGCCTGGAATGATACCACCGGCAACGGCTATCAGGACACCTCTGTCTTCGGCGTGCTGACGCTTAAGGGCAAGGGCGGCGATGAGCCGTCAACAGAGCCGACGCCAACACCGACTCCGGAGCCAACGCCGGTACCTACGCCAACACCGGATTCCGGCGGCACCAGCTACAGCAGCAGCACACCTGCGCCTAAGCCTGCACAGATAGAGAGCAAGGAGGGTGTGGTTACGCTCAGACCAGAGGTGAAGACCGAAGGCACAGCCGCCAAAGCCACGGTAACGGGCGAGCAGTTGCAGCAAGCCCTGAAGCAGGCGGCTCCGGCGGCAGACGGACGCAAGCAGATCGTTGTTGAGCTGCCGAAGCAGACGGGCGTTGCCTCCTATGAGGTCCAACTGCCGCTTCAAGCCCTGAAGAGCCAGGAGAAGTATCTGCTTGTCCTCCGCAATGGGCTGGCTACGCTGTCCATTCCGGGTGAGCAGTTCGCCGGGATTACTGCAACGGCTGAATATGTCAGCATCCGGGCTGGAGCAGCCGAGGGGCTGAATGCCGCTGCCCTCCAGCAGACCGGCAGCCGTCCGGTGGTGGAGCTGAGCCTGCTCGCAGGCGGACAGAAGCTGTCCCTGACTGGTACCGGCAAGCTGACCGTTGCTATTCCTTATCAGCCTTCAGCGGAAGAGCTGGAGAACCAGGAATCCCTTCTGGTCCGTTCACTGAGCGGCAGCGGTGCGCTGTCTGCGGTGGTGAACAGCCGTTATGATACCGCGCAGGAGGCCCTGGTGTTCCAGACCTCTGAATTTGGCACATTTGCTGCGGCCTATGCGCCGCTGACGTCCACTGATCTGGGCAGCCTGTCCTGGGCCAAGCAAGCGGCCGCTGCCATGGCTGCGCGCGGCATCCTGCCGGCCGGAGACAGCTTCATGCCGGGAGCCGAGGTGAACCGGGCAGACTTCACCGCCTCTCTGGTGAAGGTGCTGGAGCTGAAGGCTGCTGCTGAAGCAGGTGCAGGCTTCAGCGATGTCCTGGGCAGCGCTGCCTACAGCACAGAGCTGGCCGCCGCGAAGCAGCTCGGCATCGTGACCGGCTACGCGGACAATACCTTCAAGCCGGCCGCCCCCATCTCCCGCCAGGAGATGATGGTGCTTGCGGCGCGCGCTTTGAAGGCGGCAGGAATTGAGGCGCAGGGCAATGTATCGGCAGAGGGCTACTCCGATGCCGGTCAGGTCTCCGCCTATGCCAGGGACAGCGTGTCCGCCCTGCTGAAGTACGGCGTGGTGAACGGAAAGAACGGCAAGCTTGCTCCGGGCGATACACTCTCGCGTGCGGAAGCAGCGGCGATTCTGTACCGGATCTGGAAGCTGTAG
- a CDS encoding response regulator — protein MLRVILVDDEPSILEDLEIMLENCNEVEIVATYTDPVKALEGMEQHRADGAFLDIDLPGMNGIELAEQLSARNPELQVVFVTAYNHYAAQAFEVNAIDYLLKPIRPERLEQTVNKLLKRLAANPAPAPSSCRIRCLGSFEISVDHQVLKWNRNRARELFAYFLQHEGKWISKYKLCDDLWPDSSPERAQTYLQVCLHALRKNLKDAGKSRILLAYSNGKYALTVSDVDWDVRQFEEAYQRFKTSNSPEAAKQALSCYGGEYLESEDWLWSALRREAYICQYEELMLAAEDIS, from the coding sequence ATGCTGCGGGTGATACTGGTCGATGACGAGCCGTCCATTCTGGAGGATCTCGAAATCATGCTTGAGAATTGCAATGAAGTTGAAATCGTCGCCACTTACACAGACCCCGTCAAGGCGCTTGAAGGTATGGAGCAGCACAGGGCTGACGGCGCGTTTCTGGATATTGATCTGCCGGGCATGAACGGGATTGAGCTGGCGGAGCAATTAAGCGCACGGAACCCGGAGCTGCAGGTGGTGTTTGTAACTGCGTATAATCACTATGCTGCCCAGGCGTTCGAGGTGAACGCCATTGATTATCTGTTGAAGCCGATCCGTCCCGAGCGGCTGGAGCAGACGGTGAACAAGCTTTTGAAGCGGCTTGCGGCAAATCCCGCCCCCGCCCCTTCGAGCTGCCGGATTCGCTGCCTGGGATCATTCGAGATATCGGTCGACCATCAGGTGCTGAAATGGAACCGCAACCGGGCGCGCGAGCTGTTTGCTTATTTTTTGCAGCATGAAGGGAAGTGGATTTCCAAATACAAGCTGTGCGATGATCTGTGGCCGGATTCTTCGCCCGAGCGGGCCCAGACGTATCTCCAGGTGTGTCTGCATGCGCTCCGCAAAAATCTGAAGGATGCCGGGAAATCACGGATTCTTCTTGCGTACAGCAACGGCAAATACGCTCTGACCGTCAGTGATGTTGATTGGGATGTCAGACAGTTTGAAGAGGCGTACCAGCGGTTCAAAACGTCGAATTCCCCTGAGGCGGCGAAGCAGGCCCTGAGCTGTTACGGCGGCGAGTATCTGGAGAGCGAGGATTGGCTCTGGTCTGCTCTGCGGCGGGAGGCGTACATCTGCCAATATGAGGAGTTAATGCTGGCTGCCGAGGATATTTCATAA